A window of the Vigna angularis cultivar LongXiaoDou No.4 chromosome 3, ASM1680809v1, whole genome shotgun sequence genome harbors these coding sequences:
- the LOC108325510 gene encoding uncharacterized protein LOC108325510, whose protein sequence is MVYSKSVLDAKSKVWRGIWYAEAPSRCKSVAWRACNEELLVKSLLVEKRILNDATCPSCGKAAETTVHALLQCEEIKRVWFASPLGLKVELLGEVTSFSQLLEQFARVLDEKGMGMVCAIIWSLWQRRNVRVFENKKLDCKHVIAKAWSMIAFQKWVPPPVQYVKANFAALVIDNLGTGMGVVFRNSSGVTLASGTNLLEEEIYDPKIGAALCFKWAADQSGELGFSNVIFETDCKILHTHWNLICEGQGMSEISYLDSVLEDVKVMIEGTGSSFSLVRPTANKVAQRLAEAAFGYGEKIWMDVVPEEASLNLRSDMAAIAADK, encoded by the exons ATGGTGTATTCCAAGAGTGTTTTGGACGCAAAGTCAAAGGTGTGGAGGGGTATATGGTACGCAGAGGCGCCTTCAAGGTGCAAGAGCGTGGCGTGGCGAGCGTGCAATGAGGAACTGTTGGTGAAATCTTTGTTGGTAGAAAAACGCATTCTGAACGACGCCACGTGTCCGTCCTGCGGCAAGGCCGCCGAGACGACGGTGCACGCTTTGTTGCAGTGCGAGGAGATTAAGCGCGTCTGGTTCGCATCGCCGCTGGGGCTGAAAGTAGAATTGCTGGGCGAAGTGACGAGTTTTTCGCAATTGCTCGAACAGTTTGCGCGCGTTTTGGACGAGAAAGGCATGGGCATGGTGTGCGCCATCATTTGGTCATTGTGGCAGAGACGCAATGTGAGGGTTTTCGAAAACAAGAAACTGGATTGCAAGCACGTTATCGCGAAAGCCTGGTCCATGATCGCATTTCAGAAATGGGTCCCACCACCGGTTCAGTATGTTAAAGCCAATTTTGCTGCTCTTGTGATAGACAATCTTGGTACTGGAATGGGAGTTGTATTTAGAAACTCTTCCGGGGTAACTTTAGCATcag GCACAAATCTTCTGGAAGAAGAGATTTATGATCCTAAAATTGGTGCTGCATTGTGTTTCAAATGGGCTGCAGATCAATCAGGGGAACTGGGTTTTTCGAATGTTATTTTCGAAACTGATTGTAAAATTTTGCACACTCATTGGAACCTAATATGTGAAGGACAAGGTATGAGTGAGATTTCGTACCTTGATTCTGTTCTGGAAGATGTCAAAGTTATGATCGAGGGGACAGGATCATCTTTCTCACTGGTGCGTCCCACAGCCAACAAAGTGGCACAACGTTTGGCCGAAGCAGCTTTTGGTTATGGTGAGAAAATTTGGATGGATGTCGTGCCCGAAGAGGCGTCACTGAATTTAAGGTCTGATATGGCAGCCATTGCTGCTGATAAATAA
- the LOC108325076 gene encoding histone-lysine N-methyltransferase, H3 lysine-9 specific SUVH5 encodes MNASKSFGKRHEGCSRGSSSGKELSEVVVKRRKVNRALVTFRNLVDKLMHQYKVYEPENPRVKSKALMEATMTMRREHQWENTQKCVGHIPGIDVGDIFQYWLELNVIGLHRQFWNGIDYKIMDNSTLATSIVVTDRYDNSRRSNGTLVYEGQGGNPTFGKKVSLRDQKLEGGNLALKNSMQARSPVRVIFKVCGKFDGAFSYSSSNSHYSYVYDGLYLVDTMNIERGRYGKLVFKFGLHRILGQPETCVSLKDHGENSRQLANFSPRKKLKPKVCVAEKEVIRVKDLSNGREKFTIRVVAPIDCVQLPTSFDYVVSNIYLKKFEQAILCGCDCADGCVDKENCVCFRKTKGSKMPNGCNKRLASEMESSLIYECGPSCKCSSSCINRVTQNGIRFQLEIFRTEQKGWGVRTRSFIPSGSFVCEYIGEVSDYMEARWRLDNDYIFHMGVGKVFINASKFGNVGRFINHSCAPNLRIKDVMYDHSDKNLPHKMLFALKDIPAGRELTYDYNSFIGKFIKCRNNSCCCGTPECNGRIYI; translated from the exons ATGAATGCTTCAAAGTCCTTTGGGAAAAGACATGAAGGTTGCTCCCGTGGCTCTTCCTCTGGCAAAGAATTGAGTGAAGTGGTTGTGAAACGCAGGAAGGTGAATCGAGCATTGGTGACATTCAGGAACTTGGTCGACAAGCTAATGCATCAGTACAAAGTGTACGAACCTGAGAATCCTAGGGTTAAGAGTAAAGCTCTGATGGAAGCAACAATGACAATGAGAAGAGAACATCAATGGGAGAACACTCAAAAGTGCGTGGGACATATACCAGGAATCGATGTGGGTGATATTTTTCAGTACTGGCTTGAACTCAATGTCATTGGCCTCCATAGGCAGTTTTGGAATGGAATTGATTATAAGATAATGGACAACAGCACGTTGGCCACAAGCATTGTGGTAACAGATCGCTATGATAATTCTAGAAGATCTAATGGTACCTTGGTTTATGAAGGTCAAGGAGGAAATCCTACCTTTGGGAAAAAAGTTTCACTTCGTGATCAAAAACTGGAAGGAGGAAATTTGGCGCTGAAAAATAGCATGCAAGCTAGAAGTCCAGTGAGAGTTATATTCAAAGTTTGTGGGAAGTTTGATGGTGCATTCAGTTACAGTAGCAGTAATTCTCATTACTCATATGTTTATGATGGTTTGTATTTGGTGGATACAATGAACATAGAAAGAGGGAGATATGGAAAGCTTGTATTCAAGTTTGGACTGCATAGAATTTTAGGACAACCTGAAACTTGCGTTTCCCTTAAGGACCATGGCGAAAATTCAAGGCAACTTGCAAATTTTAGTCCTAGGAAGAAACTCAAGCCAAAAGTCTGTGTTGCCGAAAAGGAGGTTATTCGAGTTAAAGATCTTTCAAATGGTCGGGAGAAGTTTACTATTAGGGTGGTGGCTCCAATTGATTGTGTTCAGCTACCCACATCCTTTGATTATGTTGTAAGTAACATTTACTTAAAGAAGTTCGAGCAGGCAATTCTTTGTGGCTGTGATTGTGCTGATGGGTGTGTTGACAAAGAAAATTGTGTCTGCTTCAGGAAGACAAAAGGTAGCAAAATGCCAAATGGTTGTAATAAAAGACTTGCTTCTGAGATGGAATCATCGCTTATATATGAGTGTGGCCCATCTTGCAAGTGTTCCTCTTCTTGCATCAACCGAGTAACTCAGAATGGTATTCGGTTTCAGCTAGAAATCTTCAGGACAGAACAGAAAGGTTGGGGTGTTAGAACACGCTCTTTCATTCCCTCTGGAAGCTTTGTATGTGAGTATATTGGAGAAGTCAGTGACTATATGGAGGCTAGATGGAGGCTAGATAATGACTATATATTTCACATGG GTGTTGGAAAGGTCTTCATCAATGCAAGCAAATTTGGAAACGTTGGAAGATTCATAAATCATAGTTGTGCTCCAAATCTCCGTATCAAAGATGTTATGTATGATCACAGTGACAAGAATCTTCCTCACAAAATGCTGTTTGCTTTAAAGGACATTCCTGCTGGTAGAGAGCTGACTTATGACTATAATTCCTTCATTGGAAAATTTATCAAGTGTAGGAATAATAGCTGCTGCTGTGGAACACCGGAATGCAATGGACGGATCTACATTTGA